A stretch of the Corythoichthys intestinalis isolate RoL2023-P3 chromosome 22, ASM3026506v1, whole genome shotgun sequence genome encodes the following:
- the LOC130910397 gene encoding gamma-glutamylcyclotransferase-like — MRLVSKLVPLGALHNALVSLLAVSCTLAKVGGAETFEDVEMPPGGTENTGSFVYFAFGSNMLRERIRLDNPSATFLDTGRLKDYRLDFGLWDQNAESKSWHGGAATIRESLGSEVWGVIWTMNRDHVDSLDHQEGVHRGFYSPLEVRVESRGHGEMTCRTYQMNNFHARPTSPQYKHVICQGAQQNGLPEHYVDGLRAIRTNNYTGPTTLDRIKIDVNYE; from the exons ATGCGGTTAGTGAGTAAACTGGTTCCTTTAGGCGCATTGCATAATGCCCTAGTTAGCTTGCTAGCTGTTAGCTGCACCCTGGCTAAAGTTGGCGGCGCCGAGACGTTCGAAGACGTCGAAATGCCCCCGGGAGGAacagaaaacaccggctctttcGTCTATTTCGCCTTCGGGAGCAACATGTTGAGGGAGAGAATTCGCCTGGATAACCCGTCGGCGACTTTTCTCGACACCGGCCGACTGAAG GACTACCGACTTGATTTTGGTCTGTGGGACCAAAATGCAGAGAGCAAGAGCTGGCACGGCGGCGCGGCCACCATCCGAGAAAGCCTCGGTTCGGAGGTGTGGGGCGTCATCTGGACCATGAACCGAGACCACGTGGACTCCCTGGACCA TCAGGAAGGCGTCCACCGCGGCTTTTATTCTCCGCTGGAGGTCCGAGTGGAGAGCCGCGGCCACGGAGAGATGACGTGCAGGACATACCAGATGAACAACTTTCACGCACGGCCCACCTCACCGCAGTACAAACAC GTCATTTGCCAAGGCGCCCAACAGAACGGACTTCCCGAGCATTACGTGGACGGACTGCGGGCCATCCGGACCAACAACTACACGGGGCCAACTACGCTGGATCGCATCAAAATTGACGTGAATTATGAATGA
- the adnp2b gene encoding activity-dependent neuroprotector homeobox protein 2b, translating into MYQLPVTNLDRVRKARKAVKNVLSDIGLEDCQNLLKELDGKNAENEAEKDDEEGDPLMGTEWTDFIDGYNGRLRKKWPYRSRTMCCVMCKYSSKNIYHYRSHVARCHEYLQRLCSLTSCQRCYFVAHPRAVKKHILLFHGGRLFDPGAAPPANLPPLAPAPPLSVAAVLHGMERYRCKKCSFPSQSVFTIKKHIILKHMEGVAEHYVGFRHPIAGSNAKLYYCKVCDLNAGNLDQMLHHLLVDPKHYTISTQVQAMIYDNRNKPTPAPRSAPVTNGNGLFVTLPNLAPKQMNSKPFMVTGNGQPGGGTVVALQQLQSATNKAALICGPGSNQSFLPPQASALVQLASAEAKGLLQPGATISLRGSPVAPYPSVKPPPPAAASPQAQQILIPQIRAAAPAQVPPPNQMTLQGTMLTSQSLLSHLIPTGNRVNGMPTYTFAPLQMVPATQSSGKAPEQTAAQAKKWITCPLCNELFPSNVFDVHVEVAHQTKCTPHRAECLAGRAAFLKKLPDKTIKCLTCKALLSEKSVLQHLLHGLSCLYCSILFFSVKQLAEHVKKHDPAGKLYCDFLRQNYKIYTKSGSGIIFPYFDVTAEAPQEILGECEVNLALVTSSLELIYVNLRPSARSEVCPPPVNSHASCCTFCDEKFPEESKYLQHLKQKHLVAPTIHAILKTDAFKCIYCNGVYTGKVTQQAVMLHMQRCRSSPKPPQAPKMVAPPVPQLAKAAAATPHSSGLVFLQMPRGVTLKTSQAKLLPNPKSPPQSKEQLESTRRLEAALKQVIEFNKKEREQKAAVRKERKELPEAPEIQANPDVKLALEPTGQDRRKYEDRRDFIARYFNVKPYLGRAETLELCRRLSLTKSEVTALFSKKRTRCMKSFKTSNAAVLLGFDMARLAQVQHPMEVPEQRPVDTREGEGQADDSEQEDQPEELPEIPATTPEPQAADDKTTAEVQMEQNN; encoded by the exons ATGTACCAACTTCCGGTGACCAATTTGGACAGAGTCCGCAAGGCTCGCAAAGCGGTGAAGAACGTGTTGAGCGACATCGGGCTGGAAGACTGCCAGAATCTCCTTAAG GAACTTGACGGCAAAAATGCGGAAAACGAGGCTGAGAAAGACGATGAGGAGGGCGATCCCTTAATGGGCACCGAGTGGACGGACTTTATTGATGGATACAATGGACGCCTACGCAAGAAG tgGCCCTACCGCTCTCGCACCATGTGCTGTGTCATGTGCAAGTACTCTTCCAAGAACATCTACCACTACCGCAGCCACGTGGCGCGTTGCCACGAGTACCTGCAGCGTCTGTGCTCGCTGACTTCCTGCCAACGTTGCTACTTCGTGGCGCACCCGCGCGCCGTCAAGAAGCACATCCTGCTCTTCCACGGGGGGCGTTTGTTCGACCCGGGGGCCGCGCCCCCCGCCAACTTACCGCCGCTGGCTCCGGCGCCCCCGCTCTCGGTCGCCGCCGTCCTACACGGAATGGAGCGCTACCGGTGCAAAAAGTGTTCCTTCCCGTCGCAGTCGGTCTTCACCATCAAGAAGCACATCATCCTCAAGCACATGGAGGGCGTGGCCGAACATTACGTGGGCTTCCGGCACCCCATAGCGGGCTCCAACGCCAAGTTGTACTACTGTAAAGTCTGCGACCTCAACGCGGGAAATCTGGACCAGATGCTGCACCACTTGCTGGTGGACCCCAAGCACTACACTATCAGCACGCAG GTGCAGGCAATGATCTACGACAACAGGAACAAGCCCACTCCTGCCCCCAGGAGCGCACCCGTGACCAATGGCAACGGACTCTTTGTCACCTTGCCCAACCTGGCGCCCAAGCAAATGAACAGCAAGCCCTTCATGGTGACCGGCAACGGGCAGCCAGGCGGCGGCACGGTGGTGGCGTTACAGCAACTTCAAAGCGCGACCAACAAGGCCGCCTTGATCTGCGGCCCCGGGAGCAACCAGAGCTTTTTGCCCCCGCAGGCGTCGGCCTTGGTCCAGCTGGCCAGCGCCGAGGCCAAGGGTTTACTCCAGCCAGGCGCCACCATATCCCTACGCGGATCCCCGGTGGCGCCGTACCCCAGCGTCAAGCCGCCCCCGCCGGCGGCGGCCTCGCCTCAAGCGCAGCAGATCCTGATTCCGCAGATCAGAGCCGCCGCCCCCGCGCAGGTTCCGCCGCCCAACCAGATGACGCTCCAAGGCACCATGCTGACCTCGCAGTCCCTCCTGagccacctcatccccactggcaACCGCGTCAACGGCATGCCCACGTACACCTTTGCGCCCCTCCAGATGGTCCCCGCCAcgcagagctccggcaaagcccCCGAGCAGACGGCCGCCCAGGCCAAGAAGTGGATCACTTGCCCCCTCTGCAATGAACTTTTCCCTTCCAACGTCTTCGACGTGCACGTGGAGGTTGCCCACCAGACCAAGTGTACCCCCCACCGCGCCGAGTGCCTGGCGGGCAGGGCGGCCTTCCTCAAGAAGCTGCCCGACAAGACCATCAAGTGCCTGACGTGCAAGGCGCTGCTGTCGGAGAAAAGCGTCCTGCAGCACCTGCTCCACGGCCTCAGCTGCCTCTACTGCTCCATCTTGTTCTTCTCCGTCAAGCAGCTCGCCGAGCACGTCAAGAAGCACGACCCCGCTGGCAAGCTCTACTGCGATTTCTTGCGTCAGAACTACAAGATTTACACCAAGAGCGGCTCCGGGATCATCTTCCCCTACTTCGACGTCACCGCCGAGGCGCCCCAGGAGATCTTGGGCGAATGCGAGGTCAACTTGGCGCTGGTCACCAGCTCCCTGGAGCTCATCTACGTCAACCTGCGGCCCAGCGCTCGGAGCGAAGTCTGTCCGCCGCCCGTCAATAGCCATGCCTCCTGCTGCACCTTCTGTGATGAGAAGTTCCCGGAGGAGTCCAAGTACCTGCAGCACTTGAAGCAGAAACACCTGGTGGCGCCTACCATCCACGCCATCCTCAAGACAGACGCCTTCAAATGCATTTACTGCAACGGGGTCTACACGGGGAAAGTGACGCAGCAGGCCGTCATGCTGCACATGCAACGCTGCCGCTCTTCGCCCAAGCCCCCGCAGGCTCCCAAAATGGTCGCCCCACCAGTTCCTCAG TTGGCCAAAGCTGCTGCAGCAACTCCGCATTCATCAGGGCTGGTGTTCCTCCAGATGCCACGAGGGGTGACGTTGAAAACGTCGCAAGCCAAGTTGCTGCCGAATCCCAAGTCGCCGCCGCAGAGCAAAGAGCAACTGGAGTCCACCAGGAGGCTGGAGGCTGCCCTGAAGCAGGTCATCGAGTTCAACAAAAAGGAACGCGAGCAAAAAGCGGCCGTGCGCAAGGAGAGAAAAGAGCTCCCGGAAGCGCCCGAAATCCAGGCCAACCCTGACGTCAAGCTAGCGCTAGAACCGACGGGGCAGGACCGCCGCAAGTACGAGGACCGACGCGACTTCATCGCCCGCTACTTCAACGTGAAGCCCTACCTGGGCCGAGCCGAGACGCTGGAGCTCTGCCGCCGCCTGTCGCTCACCAAGTCGGAGGTGACGGCGCTCTTCAGCAAGAAGCGTACGCGCTGCATGAAGAGCTTCAAGACCAGCAACGCCGCCGTGCTCTTGGGCTTCGACATGGCGCGACTGGCGCAAGTGCAACACCCGATGGAGGTGCCCGAGCAGAGGCCCGTCGATACCAGGGAAGGGGAGGGGCAGGCCGACGACTCTGAGCAGGAGGACCAACCGGAAGAACTACCGGAGATACCGGCGACGACGCCTGAACCGCAAGCGGCGGATGACAAAACAACAGCTGAGGTGCAAATGGAGCAAAATAACTGA
- the azin1b gene encoding antizyme inhibitor 1b: MKGLADRPVGYTVELLGGGASLDDVIDERICEQALAEKSAFVVGDLGALMRQHARWQSAVPRLQPYFPLRCNRSPAVVEVLASLGLGFVCASKAEVNLALEHGVAPDNIILSGICKQLALIKAAAKHDVQHLVCDNEAELTKIARFHPRAKLLLLLNTEAHAAETSLALGASLKSCRRLLEAAKALDMEVVGVSFHVPATCPEPQRAYGHALADARCVFDMGADLGFHMNILDIGGGFSGSDFQLKQVESAIVPLLDAYFPSLSGVHVLAQPGAFYAASAFSLAVNVIGKEAATRRWDGLASGDKSEDAEFLYYMSEGVYGPFGVKLLGNAVAAPTVHKHAPCTDTAAYPSSLRGPTLDELDLVVERCLLPELSVGDWLIFANMGACGLDDNAGGTCASPQPPVYYAAAASDWYEMQEAGVTLDGAIKTFSFV; encoded by the exons gcagagaAGAGCGCCTTCGTGGTGGGCGACCTGGGCGCTCTGATGCGCCAGCACGCCCGTTGGCAGAGCGCCGTACCGCGACTGCAGCCGTACTTCCCGCTCCGTTGCAACCGCAGCCCGGCGGTCGTCGAGGTCCTCGCCTCGTTGGGTTTAGGTTTTGTCTGCGCCAGCAAG GCTGAAGTCAACCTGGCGCTGGAGCACGGAGTAGCGCCCGACAATATCATCCTTTCGGGTATCTGCAAGCAGCTCGCACTCATCAAGGCCGCGGCCAAACATGACGTGCAGCACCTCGTGTGCGACAATGAGGCTGAGCTAACGAAGATCGCGCGCTTCCACCCGCGTGCTAA gctgttgcttctgCTCAACACTGAAGCCCACGCGGCCGAGACCAGCCTGGCCTTGGGCGCGTCCCTGAAGAGCTGCCGCCGCCTTTTGGAAGCGGCCAAGGCTCTGGACATGGAGGTCGTCGGCGTGTCCTTCCACGTACCGGCGACCTGCCCGGAGCCGCAACGGGCTTACGGGCACGCGCTGGCCGACGCCCGTTGTGTCTTCGACATGGGG GCGGACCTGGGCTTCCACATGAACATCCTGGATATCGGCGGAGGATTCAGCGGCTCGGACTTCCAACTCAAACAG GTGGAATCCGCCATCGTGCCGCTGCTGGACGCTTACTTCCCGTCGCTATCCGGCGTTCACGTTCTGGCCCAGCCGGGCGCCTTCTACGCGGCTTCGGCCTTCAGCCTGGCGGTCAACGTGATCGGCAAAGAAGCGGCGACCCGCCGCTGGGATGGCTTAGCTTCAG GTGACAAAAGCGAGGACGCGGAGTTCCTGTACTACATGAGCGAGGGTGTTTACGGGCCGTTTGGTGTCAAGCTCCTTGGGAACGCCGTGGCCGCGCCGACGGTGCATAAG CACGCGCCGTGCACGGATACGGCGGCGTACCCCAGTAGCTTGCGGGGTCCCACGCTGGACGAGCTGGACCTGGTGGTGGAGCGCTGCCTCCTGCCCGAGCTGAGCGTGGGCGACTGGCTGATCTTTGCCAACATGGGCGCCTGCGGCCTGGACGACAACGCCGGCGGCACGTGCGCCTCGCCACAGCCGCCCGTCTACTACGCCGCCGCCGCATCGGACTG GTACGAAATGCAGGAGGCGGGCGTGACGCTGGACGGCGCCATCAAAACCTTCTCCTTCGTTTAG